GATCGTACCGGTCTTTGGGCAAGTATTCCGATTCTCGCGTTAAGCGAGGAACAATCCTCCCTTCGAATTACTGTCGTGGACGACGATGTCGCGGTTACATTCGATGATGTGAACACCACCGACATTGTACCTGCTCCACCTTACGCATCCGAAACCGGCCAAGATAGGGGTCAGTTTTTCCCGATTCTCTTGCTGTCCTTCCTGGGAGGGTTGATAGTGAACGTAATGCCATGCGTCTTGCCAGTTCTATCGATCAAATTCGGATCGGCGCTTCGAATGAAGAATCGCTCCGTTTCACAATTGCGCGCGGGGTTTGTCGCTACGGCTGGGGGAACTGTTGCTTTCATGTGGGTACTGGCCTTTGCGGTCATAGCGCTGCAGATGCTCGGATATGCCGTTGGATGGGGTATGCAATTTCAGAATGCATATTTCTTGACAGCACTCATTCTCGTTGTCGGACTCTTCGCGACTAATTTGTTTGGAGTTTTTGAAATTTCTTTGCCCAGCAGTTGGATGGCGAGGCTATCTGGCCGCTTTGGGCGGGGGTATGCCGAAGACTTCTCCACCGGCGCTCTGGCTGCGATACTTGCAACGCCTTGTTCCGCCCCGTTGCTGGGGACAGCCATTGCCTTCGCGCTTTCCGGCACGACAGGCGATATACTTGCGGTTTTCACAGCGATGGGGATTGGGCTTGCACTGCCATATATTCTGGTTGCCGCTTGGCCTGGTTTTCTGTCCCGACTGCCCAAACCGGGACCTTGGATGATAAGCTTGAAAATTGTTCTCGGATTGCTGCTTGCCGGAACCGTTGCATGGCTATGCTGGGTCTTGATTGGTGTGACGTCGCCAACCCTCACAGGCTTGGTGCTGCTGGGTCTTGGGTTCATCGTACTGGCTACGAGAGCCTATCAGGCCCAGCCCAATAACGGTTTGCTGTGGGGAATGACTGCGGTTTTGGGCATGACGTTGGCGGCCCCTGCACTGCTGCCAAAAGGCTCCGATGATGTAACAGACTCGATCAATTCTTACTGGGTCGAGTTCGACCGGTCCCGGATCGCGCGTGAAGTGTCGCAAGGCAAAACCGTATTCGTGGACGTTACTGCGGATTGGTGCATCACTTGTAAAGCAAACAAAACCCTGGTCCTAGATCGTGAACCAGTTTTGGGAGCACTTGGCGAGGAAGCGGTGATTGCGATGCGCGCGGATTGGACGCGACCGGACGCGAGAATCCAATCCTATCTCGAGACACACGGCAGATACGCAATTCCGTTCAACATCGTCTACGGTCCAGATGCGCCTGAAGGTATCATTCTATCTGAATTGCTATCCGTGGATGCGGTTCTCGAAGCGCTGTCGGCTGCCGATCTCAGCGCTGTCCGAAAACGATGAAATAGTGCCGTTGCATCGCTCAAGAGAGGCAGAACCTGCAATGGTTCAGTTTCAGGTGAAGGGAAGCTGTTATGTATCTGAGAATTCGCAGCCTCAATTTATTTTTTGATCCGATCCAATCGGGCCGTGGCGGCGGCACGCGTCGGGTCGGTTTCCGGAAGGCTTTCGGCCAAGCTGCGCGCTTTGCCGGCGGCGTTCTGGGCAGCATCAAAGTCACCCAACACACTGTACGCCTCCGCTAGCCGAAGCCATCCTTCAAGATTGGCTGGGTCATTCAACAATCGCGCCGCCAAGCGGTCAACCATGGAGCGGACAAAAGTGCTGCGCTCCTCGACTGACATATCTTGGGCGGCCTCGATATCGACCGCACGGGGGCCCCGTGCGTCCTGTGGATCCGGAATTAAATCAGCTAGAGTGACAGGGGTCTCTCCGACCTGTTCCCCCAATCGGTTGGCGACAGACAGAAAAAGTTCCATCCACGGATAGGCGCGATCCGCTCTCTTGAGACGCTCGATCAAAAGCGCCCTCGCTTCCTCTGGAACCCCGTCCTGTTCGAGGATCCGGGCCCTATAGAAAATTGGGCCTGGATCATCAGGGTCCATCTCTGATGCACGTTCGATCACGCTTTCCGCTTGCGGCGTCACGATCCCGTTCTCGGCTGCGATCAAGGCCTCGGCAAATAGCAGTAGGGTTGAGATATCTACATTGTCGCGAACTGTGACGCGTTCGAATGCATCGGCGGCATCATCGTAACGAGCTGTACGCATATAGGTCTGACCGAGCAGAACCCAACCATCACTTGGTCCACCCGACGGGTCAGCTTCAAGCCGGGTTTTTAATCTCTGGGTTAACTCTGAGAGGTTTGCGGCTTTCTGGATTTCAGATGCGCGAGACGCCAGAGGCTGGCTTTCGATCTTTGGCGAGCCGATTTGAGAATACAAAGCAAAGGCTACCAATGGCGTAGCAATGGCGGACGCGAAGATGATGCTTCGCCCACTTGCGCGCGACGACTCACGTGTCGCAAGCCGACCGGCAGCCAGAATGCGGCGTTTGATTTCAACCCTGGCCGCGTCCCCCTCGGTAACGGATATCAGATTCCGCTCTTGATCAATATCAATTTCGGAAAGCTGATCCTTGAGGATAACCAACGCTCCATCCTTTCTATTCAGGACTTCACCCGTTCGATAGAGACAGGACAAGAACAGGAGGGCGGTGATGGATGCCATCGCGCCTAACACCAACCAAATCATGGGCCTCTCCGTCCTTCATTCTCCTTAAAAATGGCCTCGAACTCACGCTCTTCATCGGGGCTCAGTGGATCAGCAGTGCCATCAAGAACCGCCCTGCTTCGGCGCCTGATTGTGACAAAGACAACGCTAATCCCAACGGCAAGAAGAACCGCAGGTCCGAACCACAACAAATATGTGGCGGGTTTCAGTCGCGGCTTGAAAAGGACGAAGTCACCGTAGCGATCTACGAAAAACGCAATGATCTCGTCATCTGTTTCACCTGCAATCAGACGTTCGCGCAGCAAGGTGCGCATCGTTCGGGCAACACCAGCATTCGAGCTATCGATATCCTGATTTTGGCAGACAACGCAGCGTAACTGCTTTGAAAGCTCCCGGGCGCGCGACTCAAGCACCGGATCATCCAGCAACTCATCTGGCTCCACAGCCCAGGCCGCGGTTGTCGCGGCAAGCACCAGTACGAGTAAATAGAGCCAACCCTTCATGATTGACCACCTGCTGCGGCCAACGCAGCACGAATTTCATCCTGTGCCTCTGGCGTCACAATGGGACCAACATAGCGATAGACTACGATCCCCGTTCCATCGATCACGAAAGTCTCCGGTACGCCGGAGATACCCCACTCAATCCCGACGCGGCCTTCGCTGTCTGATCCGATCCTCTCATAGGGGTTGCCAAGCTCCTCCAGCCAATTGGCTGCATCTGCTGATTTGTCCATGTAGTTGATCCCCATCAGCCGAACACCGTCCTGTTCGACAAGCCTTGTGAGCACCACATGCTCAGCACGACAGGGCACGCACCATGAAGCGAATACATTGACCAAAACCGGCTCGCCAACGCTACGAAGGGCTGCGGACGACAGTCCGGGTGTCTGAGTACCCTCTACCGGTGGGAGTTCAAAATCCGGAACTGGTTCGGAGACCAAAGCGGAAGGGATTGCGTTAGGATCACGGTCTGGGTTGAGCCCCCAGAACAAAAATCCACCCAAGACTACTGCGATCAGCGCTGGCAGCGCGAGAATGATTTTCTTCATCGTATCATTCCGCCGGTTGAAGCGCT
The window above is part of the Roseovarius sp. THAF27 genome. Proteins encoded here:
- a CDS encoding protein-disulfide reductase DsbD → MRIALAWYRGLLVSFAIFLVLVASPVRALESNAYRSEALTARLIVAEAGIAPGSLFLSAGLKIELEEGWKAYWRSPGEVGLPPEIDWEGSTNLESVDMLWPAPTRFRAFGIENFGYGKKVTFPLQLQLMDSDRSAELKAIVNLLICSNVCVPERFELTLPVPLGSGVDARAATEIATWAARVPVVGTESAIAISGAALKQGQSLVIHMTRPSGWNNPDIFPESDAGSAFGAPDIRLTNDRTGLWASIPILALSEEQSSLRITVVDDDVAVTFDDVNTTDIVPAPPYASETGQDRGQFFPILLLSFLGGLIVNVMPCVLPVLSIKFGSALRMKNRSVSQLRAGFVATAGGTVAFMWVLAFAVIALQMLGYAVGWGMQFQNAYFLTALILVVGLFATNLFGVFEISLPSSWMARLSGRFGRGYAEDFSTGALAAILATPCSAPLLGTAIAFALSGTTGDILAVFTAMGIGLALPYILVAAWPGFLSRLPKPGPWMISLKIVLGLLLAGTVAWLCWVLIGVTSPTLTGLVLLGLGFIVLATRAYQAQPNNGLLWGMTAVLGMTLAAPALLPKGSDDVTDSINSYWVEFDRSRIAREVSQGKTVFVDVTADWCITCKANKTLVLDREPVLGALGEEAVIAMRADWTRPDARIQSYLETHGRYAIPFNIVYGPDAPEGIILSELLSVDAVLEALSAADLSAVRKR
- a CDS encoding cytochrome c-type biogenesis protein, translating into MKGWLYLLVLVLAATTAAWAVEPDELLDDPVLESRARELSKQLRCVVCQNQDIDSSNAGVARTMRTLLRERLIAGETDDEIIAFFVDRYGDFVLFKPRLKPATYLLWFGPAVLLAVGISVVFVTIRRRSRAVLDGTADPLSPDEEREFEAIFKENEGRRGP
- a CDS encoding DsbE family thiol:disulfide interchange protein; protein product: MKKIILALPALIAVVLGGFLFWGLNPDRDPNAIPSALVSEPVPDFELPPVEGTQTPGLSSAALRSVGEPVLVNVFASWCVPCRAEHVVLTRLVEQDGVRLMGINYMDKSADAANWLEELGNPYERIGSDSEGRVGIEWGISGVPETFVIDGTGIVVYRYVGPIVTPEAQDEIRAALAAAGGQS
- the ccmI gene encoding c-type cytochrome biogenesis protein CcmI; the protein is MIWLVLGAMASITALLFLSCLYRTGEVLNRKDGALVILKDQLSEIDIDQERNLISVTEGDAARVEIKRRILAAGRLATRESSRASGRSIIFASAIATPLVAFALYSQIGSPKIESQPLASRASEIQKAANLSELTQRLKTRLEADPSGGPSDGWVLLGQTYMRTARYDDAADAFERVTVRDNVDISTLLLFAEALIAAENGIVTPQAESVIERASEMDPDDPGPIFYRARILEQDGVPEEARALLIERLKRADRAYPWMELFLSVANRLGEQVGETPVTLADLIPDPQDARGPRAVDIEAAQDMSVEERSTFVRSMVDRLAARLLNDPANLEGWLRLAEAYSVLGDFDAAQNAAGKARSLAESLPETDPTRAAATARLDRIKK